The following are encoded together in the Malaya genurostris strain Urasoe2022 chromosome 3, Malgen_1.1, whole genome shotgun sequence genome:
- the LOC131433992 gene encoding uncharacterized protein LOC131433992 — MANACDRCAKTVKSEEDFVECSGFCHHLVHMKCAKLNKPFLKVLDENPNLFWICDECCKLIKLARFRDSVSSFGSAFASIAERTESIFAELKAEIKKNSQQISRLSRKVPVSSPLPPKPDGFGPNAKRRREDSSEPSKTLEGCRKPSDNCNIATVPTPCSLVWIYLSRFHPSVSKEMVSQLTKDGLQCSEDVTVIPLVKKDVDVNTLNFVSFKVGILPKFREAALNPDTWPQGVLFREFEDNKKQNIWYPPIDISPPIPDENGCSTVMNVDEVTPSPLRLMRTPPRQTL; from the coding sequence ATGGCTAATGCTTGTGATCGTTGTGCCAAAACTGTAAAATCGGAGGAAGATTTTGTTGAGTGTTCAGGtttttgccatcatttggtaCATATGAAATGCGCAAAACTCAACAAGCCGTTTCTGAAAGTTTTGGACGAAAATCCCAACCTGTTTTGGATATGCGATGAGTGTTGTAAACTGATCAAACTTGCTCGTTTCCGCGACTCGGTTTCTTCGTTTGGAAGCGCATTTGCATCTATCGCAGAGAGAACAGAATCGATTTTTGCTGAGCTGAAGGCCGAAATTAAAAAGAATAGCCAGCAAATATCTCGTCTCTCGCGCAAAGTGCCTGTTTCGTCGCCGCTGCCGCCGAAGCCCGACGGATTTGGTCCCAATGCGAAGCGTCGTCGGGAAGATAGTTCTGAGCCAAGTAAAACCTTGGAAGGTTGCCGGAAACCATCGGATAACTGTAATATCGCCACAGTTCCAACGCCCTGCTCCCTCGTATGGATTTACTTGTCACGTTTTCACCCCAGCGTTAGTAAGGAGATGGTTTCGCAGCTAACAAAAGATGGTTTACAGTGCAGCGAAGATGTCACGGTCATCCCGCTGGTGAAAAAAGATGTCGACGTAAATACTCTGAACTTTGTCTCCTTCAAAGTTGGGATACTGCCCAAATTTCGGGAAGCGGCTCTTAATCCCGACACCTGGCCACAAGGTGTTTTGTTTCGCGAGTTCGAAGACAACAAAAAGCAAAACATCTGGTATCCTCCAATCGATATTTCTCCACCGATTCCCGACGAAAATGGATGCAGCACCGTTATGAATGTAGACGAAGTAACACCCAGCCCGCTCCGTTTGATGAGAACACCGCCCCGGCAAACGTTATGA